GCTCTTATGGACGCCGATCAGTTGTGTTCGGTTGTTGGATCGATGATCCGTAAGATTGGCGTGATCTTGGTTGCGGGAAACCCGGAAAGCTTGGAGTGCTCGTGAATTGCCGCTTCATCTTCGGCGAGATAAACGCAAAAAGTTTTGTTCCCCGCCACGTAAGAATATTGCCATTGAATCTTTGGTTTGAGTTGGCGCAGCGCTTCATTGGATTTGCTTGCAG
This is a stretch of genomic DNA from Limibacillus halophilus. It encodes these proteins:
- a CDS encoding DUF4242 domain-containing protein; the encoded protein is MFMIEREIPEVGTFKREQLQGAASKSNEALRQLKPKIQWQYSYVAGNKTFCVYLAEDEAAIHEHSKLSGFPATKITPILRIIDPTTEHN